The Alligator mississippiensis isolate rAllMis1 chromosome 8, rAllMis1, whole genome shotgun sequence genomic sequence GGGCGGGTCTGGGTCTCCACCTTGGCcctgccgggggtggggggcagcgtggGCATCGCCTCCCCCTTTGCCCCGCAGAGCGGAAGCCGAAGCCGGCGGCCCAGGACGACATCCCGGTGCCCAAGTTCAAGCGGCGCAAGCGGGAGCCGGAGGCGGCGTTCGTGCGGCGCATGGAGCAGGAGGCGCGGCACGTGCTGTTCCTCACCCAGAACCAGCTGCAGCGCCAGCCCGAGAAGCAGGAGCCGGCCCGGGAGAAGTCTGCCCGGAAGAAGGAGTATGTCCGGCACCGCGCGTCGCCCggcaagggctggggggcaggcgggTCTGCCCCAGGACGGTGGCGTATTCGTATTGCCCCCTGCGGCAGGGACCGCGTGCTGCCTCGGGGCCGTCACCCCGGGGGACGGGGGTGGGGGTGTATCCTAACCCCTTTGCATCCCGGAGCACGGAAAGGAAAGGACGAAAGCAGCTGGTTGCCAAGGGGCCAAGTtgccccccttgcccctcccctggggcaggcTCCCAGCACCCCGGCCCAAAACACTGCTCCCTAAACCAGCCGTGGGCCCAGctgagccccctcccctgctggaaaCCAGTTCTCCTGGGCACTAAAGCCCAGCAGCACCTCACCCGGGTGGCAGCAATGAGACCGGGCTGCCGGGGGCAGAGCGCCGAGCCCCCCtaactctgccctggctctgcctccccCTGTGCCCGCAGGTTCTGGAACAAGCGGCTGGATAAATTtcggaagaagaaagcagagaagaagGCAGCGATGCTGGAGCAGACCCTGCTCCAAGGTAGGCAGCGCCAGGCTGGTATGGTCTGGGCAGCTGGGGCGGgtcaggcagggaaggaaagCGGGACCCACAGTCTCATGCTGGTCCTATGGATGCAGGGTCCCGGCTTCCCCCTGAGAAGCGGCTGCATTTTGGCACGGAGGGAGCTTTGCTGTAGGTGCCCAGGCACTACGGTGTTTCGGGGCAAGAATCGCCAGTGCCGCGGTGCGGGGTGGGAGCGAGGGGATGGGAGCTCTGGCTGTTCGATGCCTCCAGtgacccctgccttctcccctctgccccacagacCCTGTGAAGTTTGGGGaggtggccctgcagcccccagtgctCACAGCCAGGCCCCGGAAGAGCACAGACAAGGTGAGCTGTGTCCAGACCTGACTTAGCAGCCCGGCTTGGTCAGGACCCTCGGTACCAACCTGCAGCTCTGACACCTGACTGTCGATACCTCCTGGTCCTACCCAGctacccctccctgctgccccaggtcAGGCCTCCAGGCAGGAGCTACAAGCCAGATCCCTTCTGGGTTTTGGGGTCACCCACTTGCTGTGGGGATCGGGACGCTCCTGCCTTGGGTGACTGGGTTCCTGGTGTCTTAACTGCCGGGGTCTGTCCCTGCAGACTCAAACCTGTTATCCCTTAATGGGCCTTAAGTCCTGGCTAATCTTCCCCACAGGCCGGTCAAAAGCGGCTCCTGCTGACGTCTCTGCTGGGCcctgggcacgtgccccccatgcccaaACCTGCCCCTGTGTCCCTGGCACGCCAGCGCATcttggaggaggagagggagagggtcATCCTGGCCTACCGGCGCCTGAA encodes the following:
- the CCDC137 gene encoding coiled-coil domain-containing protein 137 yields the protein MGKRPAAPGPGGPRSRGRGRDRDLSPGRAEQQDVPYRLRELLRSRELMRSRQGKRRRRAERKPKPAAQDDIPVPKFKRRKREPEAAFVRRMEQEARHVLFLTQNQLQRQPEKQEPAREKSARKKEFWNKRLDKFRKKKAEKKAAMLEQTLLQDPVKFGEVALQPPVLTARPRKSTDKAGQKRLLLTSLLGPGHVPPMPKPAPVSLARQRILEEERERVILAYRRLKKLKQQQQQPEPSPGRPGKGTRKSLL